Proteins encoded within one genomic window of Megalopta genalis isolate 19385.01 chromosome 10, iyMegGena1_principal, whole genome shotgun sequence:
- the LOC143260171 gene encoding apolipoprotein D-like, producing MIGKIVLVLSTLALAHAQVPSLGFCPDYVPMANFDMSKFLGIWYETERYFQLTEVVSRCVMANYTLSSDGKFRVSNEVTNRFTGIKRVVEGEIKKAASKAEEGKLVVKYSIPLTPETKYSVLETDYDNYAVLWSCSGIGPFHTQNAWVMTRDRIPPGPIVQKAYSVLDKYKISRIFFVKTNQDDCVYLATTTTKPDEAPEAEQPQKDTENVRSAVVPDSPAILAEKLPKKNNKPAASAPAVEKPKKVAVNTVPEHIMVVAGSTKEDLQADSTKLLEEKETSEPAIEKAPQTVKEAEKTA from the exons ATGATCGGGAAAATTGTTTTGGTTCTATCGACACTGGCCCTGGCCCATGCCCAGGTGCCCAGTCTGGGCTTCTGTCCAGATTATGTGCCCATGGCGAACTTCGACATGAGCAAG TTTTTGGGAATCTGGTACGAAACCGAAAGGTACTTCCAACTTACGGAAGTGGTGTCGCGTTGTGTCATGGCGAACTACACTCTGAGTAGCGATGGCAAATTCCGGGTCAGCAATGAAGTCACAAACAGATT TACTGGTATCAAGAGGGTAGTCGAGGGCGAAATCAAGAAAGCAGCATCGAAAGCAGAGGAAGGAAAGCTGGTGGTGAAATACAGCATACCGTTGACCCCAGAAACTAAATACTCCGTCCTCGAAACAGACTACGATAACTATGCTGTTTTATGGAGCTGTTCCGGCATCGGGCCGTTCCACACTCAGAATGCTTGGGTCATGACGAGAGATAGGATTCCCCCGGGTCCAATCGTACAGAAG GCCTACTCCGTGCTGGACAAATACAAGATCTCCAGGATCTTCTTCGTGAAGACAAACCAAGATGATTGTGTCTATTTGGCAACCACGACGACGAAGCCAGATGAAGCACCCGAAGCAGAGCAACCGCAAAAAGATACAGAGAACGTTAGATCTGCCGTGGTACCGGACTCCCCAGCAATACTCGCCGAAAAACTCCCTAAAAAGAACAACAAACCCGCGGCAAGTGCTCCGGCTGTCGAAAAACCGAAGAAAGTCGCGGTTAACACAGTCCCGGAACACATTATGGTTGTCGCCGGTTCCACGAAGGAggatctgcaagcggacagcaCGAAACTATtggaagaaaaagaaacgagcGAGCCCGCGATCGAGAAAGCCCCACAGACCGTCAAGGAAGCCGAGAAGACTGcttaa
- the LOC117219957 gene encoding apolipoprotein D, giving the protein MLRSCLILIAVAGASAQVPFLGTCPNLETMPSFDMDRYVGKWYEVERYFAFFEFGGKCVTANYSQGENGSIKILNKQISALTGVSSSIEGIGRLVGRTEDPKLIVTFPSLPLPWDAPYWILDTDYKSYAVVWSCSNFGVFSIRNAWILTREPKPPVSVLEKAYQVIDRNSISRAYFIRTDQKNCPEGN; this is encoded by the exons ATGTTACGATCGTGTCTAATTCTAATCGCCGTAGCTGGTGCATCGGCGCAGGTACCATTTTTAGGCACGTGCCCCAATTTGGAGACTATGCCAAGCTTCGACATGGACAGG TATGTCGGGAAATGGTACGAGGTGGAGAGGTACTTCGCTTTCTTCGAATTCGGCGGGAAGTGCGTGACTGCGAATTACAGCCAAGGTGAAAACGGATCGATAAAGATCTTGAATAAACAGATATCTGCCCT GACCGGAGTTTCTTCAAGCATAGAGGGAATCGGAAGATTAGTTGGCAGGACGGAAGATCCTAAATTAATTGTGACGTTCCCCTCGCTTCCTCTACCATGGGACGCACCTTACTGGATTCTCGATACGGATTATAAATCTTATGCCGTGGTGTGGAGCTGCTCGAACTTTGGTGTATTCAG CATACGAAATGCTTGGATCCTGACGAGAGAACCAAAGCCACCGGTGTCCGTTTTGGAGAAAGCATACCAAGTGATAGACAGAAATAGTATAAGCAGAGCATACTTCATTCGCACTGATCAGAAGAATTGTCCAGAAGGCAATTAA